A single genomic interval of candidate division WOR-3 bacterium harbors:
- a CDS encoding ATP-dependent metallopeptidase FtsH/Yme1/Tma family protein, with protein MPIKPSASKAIGSIVVWIFIFVAAWLVWTIFSQRQTGAARITYTEFIKQVEAKNVVRVVLTEQDISGTLRTPIELGTDKGKRSFTEFRTTVPKNDPELVSRLLKSDVYIDARERSQWPTILISILPWVLVIGIWVLFMRRMTSGQDRAFTFGRSRARLVTSDRPQVTFQDVAGVEEAKEELQEVIAFLKSPQKFQRLGGRIPKGVLLVGPTGTGKTLLAKAVAGEAGVPFLSISGSDFVEMFVGVGAARVRDLFEQGKRNAPCIIFIDEIDAVGRQRGAGLGGGHDEREQTLNQLLVEMDGFEAADGVIIMAATNRPDILDPALLRPGRFDRRIVVDLPDVVGREGILQVHIRKIAVAPDVDVKVLARGTPGFSGADLANMVNEAALLAARRGRSAVTMQDFEDAKDKVLMGVERRSLLISEQERRWIAYHESGHALVSRLIPGTDPIHKVTIIPRGRALGVTQQLPLDDKRIYSREYCLNQLAIMLGGRAAEMIVFGDISTGSRDDIDRATMLARRMVTEWGMSEKLGPLTFGKGEEEIFLGRELGLHRTFSEETAQLIDSEIKRFVDSQAEKAFRLVNENREKLEALAKALLEKEVLTGTDVDRILGIVSEGDSSSIAAPL; from the coding sequence ATGCCGATTAAGCCGTCAGCGAGTAAGGCAATAGGTTCAATTGTTGTCTGGATTTTCATTTTTGTTGCCGCCTGGTTGGTCTGGACAATTTTTTCCCAGCGTCAGACTGGTGCCGCGCGGATAACTTATACCGAGTTCATCAAGCAGGTTGAGGCGAAGAATGTAGTGCGCGTGGTGCTGACGGAGCAGGACATTTCCGGAACACTGCGTACGCCGATTGAGCTCGGTACCGATAAGGGTAAAAGGAGTTTTACCGAGTTTCGAACTACCGTTCCGAAGAATGACCCAGAACTCGTTTCCCGGCTTCTGAAGAGCGATGTTTATATCGACGCCCGGGAACGCTCCCAGTGGCCCACGATTCTTATTTCAATTTTGCCCTGGGTGCTGGTGATTGGCATCTGGGTGCTTTTTATGCGGCGAATGACATCGGGTCAGGACCGGGCTTTTACTTTTGGCCGTTCCCGGGCACGGTTGGTTACTTCTGACCGACCTCAGGTTACATTTCAGGATGTTGCCGGCGTTGAAGAAGCAAAAGAGGAGTTACAGGAGGTAATCGCCTTTCTGAAATCGCCCCAGAAGTTTCAACGGCTGGGGGGCAGAATTCCTAAGGGGGTACTGCTGGTTGGACCTACCGGTACCGGTAAGACATTGCTTGCCAAAGCGGTGGCGGGCGAAGCCGGGGTACCATTTCTTTCCATCTCCGGCTCCGATTTTGTTGAGATGTTTGTGGGTGTCGGCGCGGCACGGGTGCGAGACCTGTTTGAACAGGGTAAACGAAATGCTCCCTGTATTATCTTTATTGATGAGATTGATGCGGTTGGCAGACAGCGGGGCGCAGGGTTAGGTGGTGGGCATGATGAGCGGGAGCAGACTTTAAATCAACTACTGGTTGAGATGGATGGATTTGAGGCGGCTGATGGTGTTATCATTATGGCGGCGACGAACCGCCCTGATATTCTTGACCCGGCACTGTTACGGCCCGGAAGGTTTGACCGCCGGATTGTTGTTGACCTGCCTGATGTTGTGGGTCGTGAGGGGATTTTACAGGTGCATATCCGGAAGATTGCGGTGGCTCCGGATGTTGATGTTAAGGTTTTAGCCCGGGGTACACCGGGCTTTTCCGGTGCCGATTTAGCGAATATGGTCAATGAAGCGGCACTTCTGGCAGCACGACGGGGACGTTCCGCTGTAACAATGCAGGATTTCGAAGACGCAAAAGATAAGGTATTGATGGGTGTTGAACGGAGAAGTTTGCTGATCAGCGAACAGGAGCGAAGATGGATTGCCTATCACGAGTCAGGGCATGCTCTGGTGTCAAGGTTGATTCCTGGTACCGACCCGATACATAAGGTAACGATTATTCCCCGGGGCAGGGCGCTTGGTGTTACGCAGCAGCTACCGCTCGATGACAAGCGGATTTATTCCCGGGAGTACTGTCTTAATCAACTGGCAATTATGCTTGGGGGCCGCGCCGCCGAGATGATTGTTTTTGGTGATATTTCAACCGGTTCCCGGGACGATATTGATCGGGCAACGATGCTTGCCCGGAGGATGGTTACTGAATGGGGAATGAGTGAGAAACTCGGTCCTTTGACTTTTGGTAAAGGGGAAGAGGAGATTTTTCTCGGCCGGGAGCTGGGTTTGCACCGGACTTTTTCGGAGGAGACGGCTCAGTTGATCGACTCCGAAATCAAGCGATTTGTTGACAGTCAGGCAGAAAAGGCGTTCCGGCTGGTGAACGAAAACCGTGAGAAACTTGAGGCTCTGGCAAAGGCGCTACTTGAGAAAGAGGTTTTAACCGGCACGGATGTTGACCGGATTCTGGGCATTGTCTCTGAAGGAGATAGTAGTTCAATTGCCGCGCCGCTTTAA
- a CDS encoding 4-hydroxy-tetrahydrodipicolinate synthase: MFSGCITALITPFKDGVLDVDGLRANIKFQLAAGVSGVLVCGSTGEAPSLTEEEWEEVVGIAVSEVKGKIKVLAGAGTNSTQKSIKQVKKAEELKVDGVLIVAPYYNKPTQEGLYRHFRACAEATKLPVIIYNIPPRSVVNVLPATVERLAKDCPNIVAVKEASGSIDQSSEIIVRCRERVVVLSGDDSLTLPILAVGGKGVISVVSNIVPKDVEQMVRDYLGGKVDAARQKHLKLFPLIKALFVETNPIPVKAAMNFLGMAAGEPRLPLCPLSPEASAILHRSLVEYGLMSGDR; the protein is encoded by the coding sequence ATGTTTTCTGGTTGTATAACCGCTTTGATTACGCCGTTTAAAGACGGGGTATTAGATGTTGATGGGTTAAGAGCCAATATCAAATTTCAACTGGCGGCAGGTGTTAGCGGCGTACTGGTGTGTGGTTCTACCGGTGAGGCACCAAGTCTTACTGAAGAGGAATGGGAGGAGGTGGTAGGAATTGCCGTTTCGGAAGTGAAGGGAAAGATAAAGGTGCTTGCCGGCGCCGGGACGAATAGTACCCAAAAATCAATAAAGCAGGTTAAAAAGGCTGAGGAGCTGAAGGTTGATGGTGTGCTAATTGTTGCTCCTTACTACAATAAACCTACCCAGGAAGGGCTTTACCGTCATTTCCGTGCCTGTGCTGAGGCAACAAAACTGCCAGTGATAATTTACAACATTCCACCTCGAAGTGTTGTGAATGTTCTGCCGGCGACAGTTGAAAGACTGGCAAAGGATTGTCCGAATATTGTAGCGGTAAAGGAGGCATCGGGTAGTATTGACCAATCCAGCGAGATAATTGTTAGGTGCCGAGAAAGAGTCGTTGTGCTCTCCGGAGACGATTCGCTGACTCTGCCGATTCTCGCAGTGGGTGGTAAAGGGGTGATTTCGGTGGTCTCCAATATTGTGCCCAAAGATGTTGAACAGATGGTTCGTGATTATCTCGGCGGGAAGGTTGATGCGGCACGGCAGAAACACCTGAAGTTGTTTCCTTTAATAAAGGCGCTGTTTGTGGAAACCAATCCGATACCGGTTAAGGCGGCAATGAACTTTCTCGGAATGGCAGCCGGTGAGCCGCGATTACCGCTCTGTCCACTGAGCCCAGAAGCTTCAGCGATTTTGCACCGGTCACTGGTTGAGTATGGATTAATGTCGGGAGATAGATGA
- the dapB gene encoding 4-hydroxy-tetrahydrodipicolinate reductase — protein MIKIVVVGVCGRMGSEIVRLISGQSDMEVVAGVEAMGHPLVGTPVGSGLIVTELTPIVDKCDVVVDFSTPNSVLGNVQVCVRAGKPLVTGVTGFQKEEIEALKDAGQKIPILYAPNFSTGVAVLAKLVEETARLLGRDWDIHIVEAHHTKKRDAPSGTAKMLVEMIKKQQENKIVGVSSIRAGDIVGVHRVLFAGPGEHVELIHQAESRVAFGWGVVLGIRWIIGKAPGFYSVNDVLGLS, from the coding sequence ATGATAAAAATTGTTGTGGTGGGCGTTTGTGGTCGGATGGGAAGCGAAATTGTCCGTCTTATCAGCGGGCAGTCGGATATGGAAGTTGTTGCTGGGGTTGAGGCGATGGGACATCCGCTGGTTGGAACGCCGGTTGGTAGTGGATTGATAGTTACCGAACTCACGCCAATTGTTGATAAATGCGATGTGGTAGTGGACTTTTCGACTCCTAATTCGGTGCTGGGGAATGTTCAGGTTTGCGTTCGGGCAGGAAAACCTCTGGTTACCGGTGTTACCGGTTTTCAGAAAGAGGAGATTGAGGCGCTGAAAGATGCCGGGCAAAAAATACCAATACTGTATGCACCAAACTTTTCAACCGGTGTAGCGGTTCTGGCGAAGTTGGTTGAAGAAACTGCTCGGTTACTCGGGAGAGATTGGGATATTCATATTGTAGAAGCTCATCATACGAAGAAAAGAGACGCACCATCAGGCACGGCTAAAATGCTTGTAGAAATGATTAAGAAACAACAGGAAAATAAGATAGTCGGGGTCAGCAGTATTCGTGCAGGTGATATTGTTGGGGTGCATCGGGTACTGTTTGCTGGTCCGGGTGAACATGTCGAGTTGATTCACCAGGCTGAGAGCCGTGTTGCCTTTGGATGGGGTGTTGTCCTCGGGATTCGCTGGATAATTGGTAAAGCGCCCGGTTTTTATTCAGTCAATGATGTGCTGGGTTTGAGTTAA
- the hslV gene encoding ATP-dependent protease subunit HslV, with the protein MGNGNFHHTTIIGVRRDNIVAMASDGQVTMGDTILKHGARKIRKLHNGKVLVGFAGATADAFTLFERFEAKLDEFSGNLPRAVVELAKDWRTDRILRRLEALLGIIDHQFSFIVSGSGDVIEPDDGIVAIGSGGAYALIAARLLLKHTQLPADMIARSAIEAAAQVCVYTNTEIFVETI; encoded by the coding sequence ATGGGAAATGGTAATTTTCACCACACGACGATAATCGGTGTGCGCCGCGATAACATCGTCGCCATGGCTTCTGACGGTCAGGTAACAATGGGGGATACCATTCTCAAACATGGCGCCCGGAAGATTCGTAAGCTCCACAATGGTAAGGTGCTGGTTGGTTTTGCTGGTGCCACCGCCGACGCCTTTACCCTGTTCGAACGCTTTGAGGCAAAATTAGATGAATTCTCGGGCAACCTGCCTCGTGCCGTTGTCGAACTGGCAAAAGACTGGCGTACCGACCGAATCCTCCGCCGCCTTGAAGCACTACTCGGCATCATTGACCATCAGTTTTCCTTCATTGTGTCGGGTTCGGGTGATGTTATTGAACCGGACGACGGCATTGTCGCCATCGGCTCCGGTGGCGCCTATGCCCTGATTGCTGCCCGACTGTTACTTAAGCATACTCAATTACCCGCCGATATGATCGCCCGGAGCGCAATTGAAGCAGCAGCGCAGGTCTGCGTTTACACTAACACGGAAATTTTCGTCGAAACAATTTAA
- the metG gene encoding methionine--tRNA ligase, whose amino-acid sequence MKILVTSALPYANGEIHFGHLAGAYLPADIYVKYHRLKGSDIVFICGSDEHGVPITIAAQQAGISPRELVDRYHPSIKKSFQEFGIEFDNYSRTSLPIHYETAQDFFLKVYRNGFIAPKTTKQLYCPRCRMFLADRYVEGVCPACGTAGARGDQCEACGKWLEPFELVEPKCKTCGATPEVKETTHWFFALSKIEDRLKAWLETKQHWKPNVKRFCEGWFKRGLQDRPITRDLSWGVPVPLPEAKNKVMYVWFDAPIGYISSTKEWAKNTGKPDKWQEYWLDPKTKLVHFIGKDNIVFHAIVWPAMLMAHGDYVLPAEIPANEFLNLEGAKLSTSRNWAIWLPDYLKRYQADPLRYSLAVNLPENRDVDFTWADFLARNNNELADVFGNFVNRVAVFIKKNYGGRVPSAPVIDEPAEEVLTALSKATQEIGQLIESFQIKDATRLLMTLPALGNRYFDHETPWRTFKENRARCDRTINVCTRLVSALEILTFPFMPETSRKIGRMLSLGKRSWNDAANPALPGELTGPVEILFEKLDEAIVIRERARLGAGSVNEAKEEKDMITIDDFKRVELRVARIVSAERVVGTTKLIKMMIDLGNEQRQIVAGIGEAYQPEELIGRNVVVVANLQPARIRGVESNGMLLAAVDGSKVALVTIDQEVTPGALVS is encoded by the coding sequence GTGAAGATACTGGTAACAAGTGCGTTGCCTTACGCAAACGGAGAGATTCATTTTGGACATCTTGCGGGTGCTTATCTTCCTGCGGACATTTATGTAAAATACCACCGGCTGAAGGGGTCAGATATTGTTTTTATCTGCGGTTCTGATGAGCACGGTGTGCCAATTACCATTGCGGCTCAGCAGGCGGGTATCTCACCGCGCGAACTGGTTGATCGGTATCATCCTTCAATTAAAAAGTCGTTCCAAGAGTTCGGCATTGAATTTGACAACTATTCCCGGACCTCGTTGCCCATTCATTACGAGACAGCGCAGGATTTCTTTCTCAAGGTTTACCGAAACGGATTTATTGCTCCCAAAACAACAAAGCAGTTGTACTGTCCCAGATGTCGGATGTTTCTTGCTGACCGTTATGTTGAAGGCGTCTGTCCGGCGTGTGGTACTGCCGGGGCAAGAGGCGACCAGTGTGAAGCCTGCGGTAAGTGGCTTGAGCCGTTTGAACTGGTCGAACCTAAGTGCAAGACCTGTGGCGCCACACCGGAAGTTAAAGAGACAACCCACTGGTTTTTTGCCCTTTCCAAAATTGAAGACCGTTTAAAAGCTTGGTTGGAAACGAAACAGCACTGGAAGCCCAATGTTAAACGATTCTGCGAGGGGTGGTTTAAGCGCGGTTTGCAAGACCGTCCCATTACCCGGGATTTAAGCTGGGGGGTTCCGGTACCGCTGCCTGAAGCAAAGAATAAGGTGATGTATGTATGGTTTGATGCTCCGATTGGCTACATATCGTCAACAAAAGAGTGGGCGAAAAATACAGGGAAACCAGATAAGTGGCAGGAGTACTGGTTGGATCCGAAGACGAAACTGGTTCACTTTATTGGCAAGGACAATATCGTTTTTCATGCTATTGTCTGGCCCGCAATGTTGATGGCGCACGGCGATTATGTACTGCCCGCGGAGATTCCCGCCAATGAGTTTCTCAATCTTGAAGGGGCAAAGTTGTCCACTTCTCGGAACTGGGCGATATGGTTACCCGATTATCTTAAACGATATCAAGCCGACCCGTTAAGATACTCCTTAGCAGTGAATCTGCCGGAGAATCGCGATGTGGACTTCACTTGGGCAGATTTTCTTGCTCGTAACAACAACGAACTGGCAGATGTTTTCGGGAATTTTGTAAATCGGGTGGCGGTATTCATCAAAAAGAATTACGGTGGTAGGGTTCCGAGCGCTCCTGTAATTGATGAACCAGCCGAAGAAGTGTTGACCGCACTTAGTAAAGCAACGCAGGAGATTGGTCAATTAATTGAGTCGTTTCAGATTAAGGATGCGACACGGCTACTGATGACCTTGCCGGCATTGGGAAATCGCTATTTTGACCACGAGACGCCGTGGCGGACATTCAAGGAAAATCGCGCTCGTTGTGACCGAACGATAAATGTCTGTACCCGATTGGTATCGGCGCTGGAAATTTTGACCTTCCCGTTTATGCCTGAGACGAGCAGAAAAATCGGACGAATGCTTAGTCTTGGGAAAAGGTCCTGGAATGATGCAGCGAATCCAGCTCTTCCCGGAGAGTTAACCGGACCAGTTGAGATTCTGTTTGAGAAACTGGACGAGGCGATTGTCATTCGGGAAAGAGCGCGTCTGGGCGCAGGGTCGGTAAATGAGGCAAAGGAGGAGAAGGATATGATAACAATTGACGATTTTAAAAGGGTGGAATTGCGGGTTGCCCGCATCGTCAGTGCCGAACGTGTTGTCGGTACAACGAAATTAATAAAGATGATGATTGACCTGGGAAATGAACAACGGCAGATTGTTGCCGGAATCGGTGAAGCGTATCAACCTGAGGAGTTGATTGGCCGCAATGTTGTTGTGGTCGCTAATCTCCAGCCGGCACGAATCCGCGGGGTTGAGTCAAACGGTATGCTACTGGCGGCGGTTGATGGGTCGAAAGTTGCACTTGTTACGATTGACCAGGAGGTTACTCCGGGTGCTTTAGTTTCGTAG
- a CDS encoding TatD family hydrolase has protein sequence MPRRSKENPDGLVIFDSHCHLTDNQFIADLSDVLRRARQAGVREMLTVSMNVPDSQEAIELCRGREGLYCTVGIHPHEADSFRSMDIQSLKEMCIEPQVKAIGETGLDFFRGFSTRANQETAFRAQIELARMLNLPLVIHIRDAAQTAMAVLEEHGYFRGVLHCFSEGRKFAEWAIEKGFYISFSGTLTYGDKKLIDVARAIPQERILVETDAPYLVPEPERGPGKRNEPAFIRLTVKALGDILGLTPIEVARVTRNNARRCFQIG, from the coding sequence ATGCCGCGTCGAAGTAAAGAAAACCCCGATGGTCTTGTGATTTTTGATTCTCACTGTCACTTAACCGATAACCAGTTTATCGCCGATTTAAGCGATGTTCTACGCCGCGCCCGACAGGCTGGTGTAAGGGAGATGTTGACGGTCAGTATGAATGTTCCGGACAGTCAGGAGGCGATAGAGTTGTGTCGGGGACGGGAAGGGCTTTATTGCACAGTGGGCATTCATCCTCATGAGGCGGATTCTTTCCGGAGTATGGATATTCAAAGTTTGAAAGAGATGTGTATTGAACCGCAGGTCAAGGCGATTGGCGAAACCGGGCTGGATTTCTTTAGAGGATTTTCTACCCGGGCTAATCAAGAGACGGCATTTCGAGCCCAGATTGAACTTGCCCGGATGCTCAATCTGCCCTTGGTAATTCATATTCGTGATGCAGCGCAGACGGCGATGGCGGTGCTTGAAGAACACGGATATTTCCGAGGTGTTTTACACTGCTTTTCCGAAGGGAGGAAATTTGCAGAATGGGCAATTGAGAAGGGGTTTTATATTTCATTTTCGGGAACTTTGACCTATGGCGATAAGAAATTGATTGATGTTGCCCGGGCGATTCCTCAGGAGCGGATACTCGTAGAAACCGATGCGCCTTATTTAGTGCCGGAACCAGAAAGAGGCCCGGGTAAGCGCAATGAGCCAGCGTTCATCAGACTGACGGTTAAAGCGTTAGGTGATATTTTGGGCCTTACACCGATTGAAGTTGCCCGGGTTACTCGCAATAACGCCCGAAGATGTTTTCAGATAGGGTAA
- the rsmA gene encoding ribosomal RNA small subunit methyltransferase A, giving the protein MAAIRPIKSLGQVFLTHSKTADAIVEALEIEAGEIVLEIGPGKGILTRRLVDKGCSVIGVEIDPRLVSLLKMTIGAAPNLTLVNDDFLQFDMRRFSGIKIVGNLPYYLSTEILLKLLEHSSAWERAVLTTQREFAERVLGKPGTKHYCALSVICSYLCLGRRLFNIPPRFFKPSPGVMSTTFVLTRRSPPISLLDDKWFYQVVQAAFSPQRRKTVLNNICVNLNLKKETAIKIFSQINLDQKLRAEKLSLEQFGLLSEALRTVCK; this is encoded by the coding sequence GTGGCGGCTATTCGTCCAATAAAATCTTTAGGTCAGGTTTTTTTAACTCACAGTAAAACCGCAGATGCGATTGTTGAAGCACTTGAGATTGAAGCAGGAGAGATAGTTCTGGAAATTGGGCCCGGGAAAGGGATTTTAACGCGGCGATTGGTGGACAAGGGGTGCAGCGTCATCGGAGTGGAGATTGACCCGCGGTTGGTGAGTTTGCTTAAAATGACAATCGGCGCAGCGCCTAATTTGACGCTGGTAAATGACGACTTTCTGCAGTTTGATATGAGGCGGTTTTCCGGAATAAAAATAGTGGGTAATTTGCCCTATTACCTATCCACGGAAATTCTTTTGAAACTTCTCGAACACAGTTCGGCATGGGAGCGTGCGGTACTTACTACCCAGAGAGAGTTTGCGGAACGGGTTTTGGGAAAGCCCGGAACAAAGCATTATTGCGCTCTAAGCGTAATCTGTTCTTATTTATGTTTAGGTCGTCGGTTGTTCAATATTCCTCCAAGGTTTTTTAAGCCCAGCCCCGGGGTAATGTCAACGACATTTGTTTTGACCAGGCGTTCACCACCAATTTCCCTTTTGGATGATAAATGGTTTTATCAGGTAGTTCAAGCTGCGTTTAGCCCCCAGCGGCGCAAAACCGTTTTAAATAACATATGTGTTAATCTCAATCTAAAAAAAGAAACGGCAATTAAAATCTTTTCCCAAATTAATCTCGACCAGAAACTCCGGGCAGAAAAGTTGAGTCTGGAGCAGTTTGGGTTATTGAGTGAGGCGCTGAGGACGGTTTGCAAGTAG
- a CDS encoding glycosyltransferase family 4 protein — protein MSRPLRILLVSAAYRPYPSGVSEHTHNLALNLKKAGHEVSILTTRFPQFDYLSSETPEEIPVYRFGRAVLVPLNRSYATLPVGLKLPSQIAHFLESYEFDIVHCQGVFWPEISYWALRYSRSINLITFLTAGFRLHRFGSTLFQSLFRNQIKKIHGKIAISQRARAAIEPYIPGEYRIIPSGIDLSLFHSPTHQNKTNRPPTILFLGRLDKRKGIDILLRALPLIQKSVPNIRLTVVGTGIMEKKCRQIIKELRLTEIVQLVGAVPRKDLPFYYQNCDVYCAPTLGGETQGIVLLEAMACGTPVVASNIPGYNETVQHNVNGILFPPNDIEALSQSVVKVLTEPELRNQLVSAGLETVRRYDWPVIAQKTLDYYYELLANRPQRLTQ, from the coding sequence ATGAGCCGCCCACTCAGAATCCTGCTGGTTTCTGCTGCTTATCGTCCTTATCCATCAGGCGTCAGCGAACACACCCACAACCTTGCTTTGAATTTAAAAAAGGCGGGACACGAGGTTTCTATTCTAACCACGAGATTTCCGCAATTCGACTACCTTTCCAGCGAAACACCGGAGGAAATTCCGGTGTACCGGTTTGGCCGGGCGGTCCTTGTGCCCCTTAACCGTTCCTATGCCACCCTGCCAGTTGGTTTAAAACTCCCTTCTCAGATCGCACATTTTCTCGAGTCTTATGAGTTTGATATTGTTCACTGCCAGGGGGTATTTTGGCCCGAAATCTCCTACTGGGCTTTACGCTACAGCCGGAGCATAAATTTAATTACATTTCTCACCGCCGGGTTTCGCCTGCACCGTTTTGGCAGCACCCTTTTTCAATCGCTCTTCCGCAATCAGATAAAAAAAATCCACGGCAAAATTGCCATATCGCAACGCGCCCGCGCAGCAATAGAACCGTACATTCCTGGTGAATACCGCATCATCCCATCGGGAATAGACCTAAGTCTTTTCCACTCACCAACCCATCAAAATAAAACCAATCGACCGCCAACAATACTATTTCTCGGTCGCCTTGACAAGAGAAAAGGAATCGATATCCTTCTCCGGGCTTTACCGTTGATTCAAAAGTCAGTACCCAACATCCGCCTTACAGTAGTTGGTACCGGCATAATGGAAAAAAAATGTCGCCAGATAATCAAGGAGCTGCGATTGACCGAAATAGTACAACTGGTCGGCGCCGTGCCCCGGAAAGACCTGCCTTTTTACTACCAGAACTGTGATGTGTACTGCGCACCGACACTCGGCGGTGAAACACAGGGCATCGTGCTCCTCGAAGCAATGGCATGCGGTACACCGGTTGTTGCTTCTAATATCCCCGGCTACAACGAAACGGTTCAACACAATGTAAACGGCATCCTGTTTCCCCCAAACGATATCGAAGCACTTTCTCAATCAGTGGTCAAAGTACTTACTGAACCAGAACTTAGAAACCAATTGGTTTCCGCAGGATTGGAAACAGTTCGGCGCTATGACTGGCCTGTAATTGCCCAAAAAACCCTTGATTATTACTACGAACTACTTGCAAACCGTCCTCAGCGCCTCACTCAATAA
- a CDS encoding glycosyltransferase family 4 protein: MKKSTRLPLRNEDKEVLGTPDGKMRICLVSSAYRPYISGVGEHVHHLAQQLQNLGHSVHILTTSYTSFPDNSALPATRLGKGLLLPFARGQFTLPFEFKLPLATRNFFSANKFDIVHCHGIFPPELAYWAALYTKNPLVVTFHTVTPELPNTVCKTVGFFLKKIDHKIKIKIAVTRGSQRWAERFFTGDFRVIPNGVDMERFHPNIPPLLEEKRPLILFVGRLEKRKGLDTLIMALPEIVKQYPETKLVVVGYGPLQNYYQKLAIRLNLASSVIFTGAIPNDLLAGYYTSATVYVAPTIGNEAMGIVLIEALACGRPVIASDIPGYNEIVTNGVNGILIPRGEHQSLAQAILTVLDSPKLRKELAQAALARAADFDWKKVTRHVEQVYQEVLSK, from the coding sequence TTGAAGAAAAGCACTCGCTTACCCCTACGAAACGAGGACAAGGAGGTTTTGGGCACACCGGACGGTAAAATGCGCATCTGCCTCGTCTCCAGTGCCTATCGACCTTACATCTCCGGAGTTGGGGAACATGTACACCACCTGGCACAACAACTGCAAAATCTTGGACATTCCGTACACATCTTAACCACCAGTTACACATCGTTTCCTGATAATAGTGCATTACCGGCCACACGACTGGGAAAAGGTTTGCTTTTGCCCTTTGCCCGAGGTCAATTTACTCTGCCTTTCGAATTCAAACTTCCTTTGGCCACGCGAAACTTTTTTTCCGCCAATAAATTCGACATCGTTCACTGCCACGGAATATTTCCCCCTGAACTGGCATACTGGGCGGCACTCTATACTAAAAATCCTCTTGTAGTAACATTTCACACCGTTACTCCGGAATTACCAAACACCGTATGCAAAACGGTTGGCTTTTTTCTCAAAAAAATTGACCACAAAATTAAAATAAAGATTGCGGTAACGCGAGGAAGTCAACGCTGGGCAGAAAGATTTTTTACCGGCGATTTTCGGGTAATCCCCAACGGTGTTGACATGGAGCGCTTTCATCCCAACATCCCGCCGCTATTAGAAGAAAAACGACCTCTTATTCTATTTGTTGGCCGGTTGGAGAAGCGTAAAGGACTGGATACGCTCATCATGGCTTTACCGGAAATCGTCAAGCAGTACCCTGAAACCAAACTGGTGGTCGTTGGTTACGGACCACTACAAAACTATTACCAAAAACTGGCTATTCGCTTGAATCTTGCCTCATCAGTTATTTTTACCGGCGCCATCCCCAACGACCTCCTTGCCGGTTATTACACCAGCGCCACGGTATATGTCGCGCCGACAATAGGTAATGAGGCAATGGGAATCGTCCTGATTGAAGCTCTTGCCTGCGGTAGACCGGTCATTGCGTCTGATATCCCGGGTTATAACGAAATTGTCACCAACGGTGTAAATGGTATCCTTATCCCCCGAGGCGAACATCAATCACTCGCTCAAGCAATTCTCACCGTCTTAGATTCGCCCAAATTAAGAAAAGAATTAGCCCAAGCGGCACTGGCTCGAGCCGCAGACTTCGATTGGAAAAAAGTCACCCGGCACGTTGAACAGGTTTATCAGGAGGTGTTGAGCAAATGA
- the dut gene encoding dUTP diphosphatase has product MKKIKIRVLRLKKDIPLPSRATPDSVGFDLHAAEATIIKSRSFGVVRTGIAIELPHGIEGQVRARSGLALRHGIGVLNSPGTIDPDYRGEVKVILFNFSDVDFEIKPKDRIAQIVFSRTVEVEFEEKHSLTPTKRGQGGFGHTGR; this is encoded by the coding sequence ATGAAAAAAATCAAAATTCGTGTTTTACGACTAAAAAAAGACATCCCTTTGCCCTCGCGGGCAACACCGGACTCGGTCGGCTTTGACCTTCACGCTGCCGAAGCCACAATCATCAAATCCCGCAGTTTTGGAGTAGTCCGAACCGGCATTGCCATTGAACTACCCCACGGTATTGAAGGCCAGGTTCGTGCCCGGTCCGGGCTTGCCCTTCGCCACGGAATCGGTGTATTGAATAGTCCAGGAACGATTGACCCTGATTACCGCGGAGAAGTTAAAGTCATTCTCTTCAACTTCTCAGATGTCGATTTTGAAATAAAACCCAAAGACCGGATTGCGCAAATCGTATTTAGCAGAACGGTTGAAGTTGAATTTGAAGAAAAGCACTCGCTTACCCCTACGAAACGAGGACAAGGAGGTTTTGGGCACACCGGACGGTAA